One part of the Quercus lobata isolate SW786 chromosome 7, ValleyOak3.0 Primary Assembly, whole genome shotgun sequence genome encodes these proteins:
- the LOC115954022 gene encoding receptor-like protein 6 produces MKIPFFSWLFLITICSLFVNFCIFVVSDQCLHDQRDLLIGLKNSLKFDSALSTKLVHWNESLNCCLWEGVTGSEEGRVIGLNLFNESISGRLHNSSLFSLQYLENLNLAYNKLSSSLVPSQFGNLTNLIYLNLSNAGFEGQIPIEISNLSRLVTLDLSIDIYLSDSMLKIEKPNLATLVQNFGKLEELYLDAVNISAPGNEWCQALSSLAPNLRVLSMINCYLSGPFDSSLSKLRSLSIIHLDGNPFNAPVPEFFANFVNLTSLHLGFCGLNGTFPENVFQILTLQTLDLSNNELLQGALPDAIGNLTMLSRLDLSNCNFSGAIPNSMANLVQLVYLDMSFNSFTGPIPSFSMAKNLTDLDLSHNKLTEIGAF; encoded by the exons ATGAAAATTCCGTTCTTTTCATGGCTTTTCTTGATCACCATATGCTCACTGTTTGTCAACTTTTGTATCTTTGTCGTGTCTGACCAATGTCTTCATGATCAGCGAGATTTGTTGATCGGATTGAAGAACAGCCTCAAATTCGATAGTGCTTTGTCCACAAAACTGGTACACTGGAACGAAAGCCTAAATTGCTGTTTATGGGAAGGTGTAACCGGCAGCGAGGAGGGACGTGTTATTGGTCTCAACCTGTTCAACGAATCCATCTCTGGTAGACTTCACAATTCAAGCCTTTTCAGTCTCCAGTATCTGGAGAACCTGAATTTGGCTTACAACAAATTGAGTTCTTCTCTTGTTCCATCTCAGTTTGGTAATCTGAcgaatttgatttatttgaaCCTGTCAAACGCTGGCTTTGAGGGGCAGATTCCCATTGAGATTTCAAACTTGAGCAGGTTGGTTACCCTTGATTTGTCTATCGATATTTATTTGAGTGATTCTATGCTGAAAATTGAGAAACCAAATTTAGCTACGCTAGTTCAGAATTTTGGGAAACTAGAGGAACTTTATCTTGATGCTGTAAATATATCAGCACCAGGAAATGAATGGTGTCAGGCCTTATCTTCTTTAGCGCCAAATCTAAGGGTGTTGAGCATGATTAATTGTTATCTTTCAGGGCCTTTTGATTCCTCTTTATCAAAGCTTCGGTCCCTCTCAATTATTCATCTCGATGGTAATCCCTTTAATGCTCCAGTTCCagaattttttgcaaattttgtaaatttgacGTCCTTGCATCTCGGTTTTTGTGGATTGAATGGAACATTTCCAGAAAATGTCTTTCAAATTCTTACACTGCAGACGCTTGACTTATCAAATAACGAACTACTTCAAGGGGCACTGCCAGATGCAATTGGTAACCTTACAATGTTGTCCAGATTAGATCTTTCTAATTGTAACTTCAGCGGGGCAATCCCAAACTCCATGGCAAATCTTGTTCAGTTGGTTTATTTGGACATGTCATTCAACAGCTTCACCGGACCGATTCCATCATTCAGCATGGCCAAGAATTTGACCGATTTAGACCTTTCTCATAATAAATTAACAG AAATTGGAGCTTTCTGA
- the LOC115952972 gene encoding importin-11 has product MALSASDLPAMYSLLANSMSGDESVRKPAESALSESESRPGFCSCLMEVITAKDLASQVDIRLLASVYFKNSINRYWRNRRDSSGISNEEKIHLRQKLLSHLREENYQIALMLAVLISKIARIDYPKEWPELFSVLAQQLQSADVLTSHRIFMIIFRSLKELSTKRLISDQRNFAEISSHFFDYSWHIWQRDVQAILHGFSTLSQSYNSNDPNQHHDELYLQCERWLLCLKIIRQLIISGFPSDAKQVQEVRPVKEVSPVLLNAIQSFLPYYSSFQKVHPKFWDFTKRACTKLMKVLVAIQGRHPYSFGDKCVLLPVLDFCLNKITDPGTDLLSFEQFLIQCMVMVKCILECKEYKPSLSGRVMDENQITQEQIKKNISNAVGGVLTSLLPNERIVLLCNVLIRRYFVLTASDLEELYQNPESFHHEQDMVQWTEKLRPCAEALYIVLFENHSQLLGPVVVSLLQEAMKGCPTSVTEITPGLLLKDAAYGAAAYVYYELSNYLSFKDWYNGALSPELSNDHPNMHIIHRKVALILGQWVSEVKDDTKRQVYCALIKLLQEKNLSIRLAACRSLCLHVEDANFSEQEFVDLLPICWASCFKLVEDVQEFDSKVQVLNSVSVLIAHVSEVIPFAENLVQFFHKVWEESSGESLLQIQLLIALRNFVVALGGQSPICYNMLLPILQKGIEINSPDELIEDSMLLWEATLSHAPSLVPQLLACFPCLVEIMERSYEHLQVAVSIIEDYIILGGTEFLSMHASSVARILDLVVGNVTDKGILSILPVIDILIQCFPAEVPPLISNVLQKLIVMCLSGGDDYDPSKTAVKASSAAILARILVMNTNYLAQLMSEPSLLLLLQKASVPIKDNILLCLVDIWLDKVDNASSTQRKTFGLALSIILTLRLPQVLDKLDQILSVCTTVILSENNDLSEEESSGENMSSSRCHGEGTIPSKELRKRQIKYSDPINQLSLETSVRENLQTCAALHGESFNSAIGNMHPAALEQLKKALKMP; this is encoded by the exons ATGGCGCTCTCAGCTTCAGACCTACCGGCGATGTACTCGTTGCTCGCGAATTCAATGAGCGGCGACGAGAGCGTTCGCAAGCCGGCCGAGTCGGCGCTCTCTGAGTCCGAAAGCAGACCTGGCTTTTGCTCTTGCCTCATG GAAGTGATTACTGCGAAGGATTTAGCTTCTCAGGTTGATATTCGTTTGCTGGCTTCGGTTTACTTCAAGAACAGTATCAATCGGTACTGGAGGAATCGGCGTGATTCTTC TGGAATTAGCAACGAGGAGAAAATACACCTGAGGCAAAAACTGTTGTCGCACTTGAGAGAAGAGAATTATCAG ATAGCTCTAATGTTGGCTGTGCTTATATCCAAAATTGCTCGAATTGATTACCCCAAAGAATG GCCAGAGctcttttcagttttagcaCAACAGCTTCAATCGGCAGATGTTCTTACTTCCCACCGgatttttatgattatttttcgGTCCTTAAAGGAATTGTCCACTAAACGTCTTATTTCGGACCAAAGGAACTTTGCAGAG ATTTCATCCCATTTCTTTGATTATAGCTGGCACATTTGGCAGAGAGATGTGCAGGCCATATTGCATGgtttctctactctctctcaAAGCTATAATTCAAATGATCCAAATCAGCACCATGATGAACTTTATTTACAGTGTGAGAGATGGTTATTATGTTTAAAGATAATACGCCAGCTTATAATTTCTGGGTTTCCAAGTGATGCAAAACAAGTACAG GAGGTCCGGCCAGTCAAGGAGGTTTCTCCTGTCCTCTTGAATGCCATTCAGTCATTTCTTCCATACT ACTCATCTTTTCAGAAGGTACATCCTAAATTTTGGGACTTCACAAAGAGGGCATGTACTAAATTGATGAAGGTCTTAGTAGCAATTCAAGGCAGACATCCTTATTCATTTGGGGATAAATGTGTGCTTCTTCCTGTTCTGGATTTCtgcttaaataaaataacagaTCCTGGGACAGATTTGTTATCGTTTGAGCAATTCTTGATTCAATGTATGGTAATGGTGAAGTGCATATTGGAATGTAAAGAATACAAGCCTAGTCTCAGTGGTCGGGTGATGGATGAAAATCAGATTACACAAGAGCagataaagaaaaacatttcaAATGCTGTTGGTGGTGTATTGACTTCGCTTCTGCCCAATGAACGGATAGTACTCTTATGTAATGTATTGATAAGAAG GTATTTTGTTTTAACAGCGAGTGATTTGGAGGAGTTGTACCAGAACCCAGAATCTTTTCATCATGAGCAGGACATGGTTCAGTGGACAGAAAAATTGAGGCCATGTGCCGAAGCTTTGTATATTGTACTGTTTGAAAACCATAGCCAA CTGCTCGGTCCTGTTGTTGTTTCCCTTCTTCAAGAGGCTATGAAAGGTTGCCCGACTTCAGTGACTGAAATTACTCCAGGGTTGCTTCTGAAGGATGCTGCTTATGGTGCTGCTGCTTATGTTTATTATGAACTCTCAAACTACCTGAGCTTCAAAGATTG GTATAATGGTGCACTATCCCCAGAACTCTCAAATGATCATCCAAATATGCATATCATCCATCGTAAAGTTGCACTGATATTGGGACAGTGGGTTTCTGAG GTTAAAGATGACACCAAAAGACAAGTATACTGTGCTTTAATCAAATTGTTACAAGAAAAAAACCTTTCTATCAGG CTGGCAGCCTGTCGGTCTTTGTGCTTACATGTTGAAGATGCGAACTTTTCAGAACAAGAATTTGTTGATCTCCTACCAATATGTTGGGCTTCGTGCTTTAAGTTGGTTGAAGATGTTCAGGAGTTTGACTCCAAG GTTCAGGTTTTGAATTCGGTCTCTGTTCTTATTGCACATGTTAGTGAAGTCATTCCATTTGCAGAAAACTTGGTGCAATTTTTTCACAAG GTTTGGGAGGAGTCTTCTGGTGAAAGCCTGCTGCAGATTCAGCTTCTTATTGCTTTGCGGAACTTTGTGGTTGCACTTGGTGGTCAATCACCCATTTGCTACAACATGCTACTGCCCATTCTGCAGAAGGGAATTGAGATAAATAGCCCAGATGAACTTATAGAGGATAGCATGCTG TTATGGGAAGCCACACTTTCTCATGCCCCATCGTTGGTGCCTCAACTATTAGCATGCTTCCCATGTCTCGTGGAAATTATGGAAAGAAGTTATGAACACTTGCAG GTTGCTGTCAGCATAATTGAGGATTACATTATTTTGGGCGGAACTGAGTTTCTAAGCATGCATGCTTCCAGTGTGGCTAGAATTCTTGATCTTGTTGTCGGAAATGTCACGGACAAAGGAATTCTGTCAATTCTTCCAGTCATTGATATTCTAATACAG TGTTTCCCTGCTGAAGTGCCTCCATTGATCAGCAATGTTTTACAA AAATTGATTGTTATGTGTTTGAGTGGAGGAGATGACTATGATCCTTCTAAGACTGCCGTTAAAGCATCTTCTGCTGCCATCCTGGCAAGAATTTTAGTGATGAATACCAATTACCTCGCTCAATTAATGTCAGAACCATCACTTTTGTTACTGCTTCAGAAGGCGAGTGTTCCGATTAAAGACAATATACTTCTTTGTCTGGTTGACATTTGGCTTGACAAG GTAGACAATGCATCTTCCACCCAAAGGAAGACATTTGGCTTAGCCCTTTCAATCATTCTCACATTGAGACTGCCTCAAGTCCTCGATAAACTTGATCAGATTTTGAG TGTATGCACAACTGTAATATTGAGCGAAAACAATGACTTATCTGAGGAAGAGTCCAG TGGTGAAAATATGAGCTCCAGCAGGTGCCATGGGGAGGGCACCATTCCGAGTAAAGAGTTAAGAAAAAGACAG ATCAAGTATTCCGACCCAATCAACCAGTTGTCACTAGAGACCTCAGTCAGAGAGAACCTTCAAACATGTGCTGCCCTTCATGGAGAATCTTTTAATTCTGCCATTGGTAACATGCATCCAGCAGCATTAGAACAATTGAAGAAGGCATTGAAGATGCCGTAG